ATGATCGTAATGACCGGAGCCGATATTGTCGGCTGTGTCGTGATCGCAGAAGCTGTGTTCGTAAAACTAGCGATTTCTAGTAAAACAGGTATCCCCGCCGGAACATCCGTCGTATCGAGTACCAAGCTGGCGGTTGTTAATGTCGACAAGGCAAGTTGTTGAAGCATGCCGTTTATATACACATTAAAGTATTCTGAACCTGTCAACGCGGGGAATGCTGTCACGGCTGCTTCGGCATCATCGACAAAACTCGTTGCCGGCATGGTAATGGAGTCTGCTCCGATCATAGCTTCGGTAATCAGCGCAAAGTAACGGGTTACCGTTGGCGTTACCGTTGTGGTGATCGTTCCCCCGGTTGCAACGGGGGGCGTTGCGACAGCAGTAATAATAGGTTTGATAACTGGCATGTAATCACTCCTCTCTGCAGCAAGATAACAAAAAGTATGGCTGAGCCATAATATCATTAAATGATAGATTTCTAGTTTTGACCCTGGCATCCTCCCAATTATAGTAAAAACTTAACAGAAAACTACCAACGTACCGGTCAATATATCATTAAAGAAAGGACAAATGTCCATTCCACTCCCCTTCCGATGACATAATCTAAATACATACATTCATCCGGGGCGGTGATAAG
This Paenibacillus sp. JZ16 DNA region includes the following protein-coding sequences:
- a CDS encoding DUF4183 domain-containing protein, whose protein sequence is MPVIKPIITAVATPPVATGGTITTTVTPTVTRYFALITEAMIGADSITMPATSFVDDAEAAVTAFPALTGSEYFNVYINGMLQQLALSTLTTASLVLDTTDVPAGIPVLLEIASFTNTASAITTQPTISAPVITIIS